One segment of Rhodanobacter thiooxydans DNA contains the following:
- a CDS encoding c-type cytochrome: MNRLVFLRRWLRAAVVLFAFGIGSAASATTPQASAAPVPDTMQQRVAACTSCHGAHGEGSPDSVAIPRLAGKPAGYLLQQLEYFQSGQRRHAPMEYVVRQLSPAYLREIAGYFAQQDVPYRKLPVPAVSAETLRRGEQLVLRGDSTRGVPSCVSCHGTRLTGVEPMMPGLMGLSYDYLNTQLVSWRTRQRAAEGPYCMGVVANRMRESDITAVSAWLASHEPPADMHPAPASAQTEPLPGWCVMGKSGAGQ, encoded by the coding sequence ATGAATCGTCTCGTTTTCCTGCGCCGCTGGCTACGCGCGGCCGTCGTGCTGTTCGCGTTCGGCATCGGCAGCGCGGCATCGGCCACCACGCCCCAGGCCAGCGCCGCACCGGTTCCCGACACCATGCAGCAGCGCGTCGCCGCGTGCACCAGCTGCCACGGAGCACATGGCGAAGGCTCGCCGGACAGCGTGGCGATCCCGCGCCTGGCCGGCAAGCCAGCCGGCTACCTGCTGCAGCAGCTGGAATATTTCCAGAGCGGCCAGCGCCGGCACGCGCCGATGGAATACGTGGTGCGCCAGCTGAGCCCGGCCTACCTGCGCGAGATCGCCGGCTACTTCGCGCAGCAGGATGTGCCGTACCGGAAACTGCCGGTGCCGGCGGTGTCGGCGGAGACCCTGCGGCGCGGTGAACAACTGGTGCTGCGCGGCGACTCCACCCGCGGCGTGCCGTCGTGCGTCAGCTGCCACGGCACCAGGCTCACCGGCGTGGAGCCAATGATGCCGGGCCTGATGGGCCTGTCGTACGACTATCTCAACACCCAGCTGGTGTCGTGGCGCACGCGCCAGCGCGCGGCCGAAGGGCCGTACTGCATGGGCGTGGTCGCCAACCGCATGCGCGAATCGGACATCACCGCCGTGTCCGCGTGGCTGGCCAGCCACGAGCCGCCGGCCGACATGCATCCGGCACCGGCCAGTGCGCAGACCGAACCGTTGCCGGGCTGGTGCGTGATGGGCAAGAGCGGAGCAGGTCAATGA
- a CDS encoding branched-chain amino acid transaminase encodes MNTPFVWHNGRIKPWAEANVHVSTHALHYGSSVFEGERVYATPRGPAYFRLADHTRRLFESARVYEIEVGYSEEEINAACLELIRANAMPSAYVRPIVFRGAGGLGVLAKDGAPVEVALMAMAWGAYLGEAAERGADVCVSSWHRPAPNTIPSWAKAGGNYLSSQLIGLEARRNGYDEGIALGVNGLLSEGAGENLFLVKNDKLLTPPSSAGILAGITRDSVLALAADLGIAVEERELPREALYSADEVFMTGTAAEITPVRSVDRKAIGKGAPGPVTQQLRQAFFGLFDGRTEDRRGWLTPVYSEATAQEAA; translated from the coding sequence ATGAACACGCCATTCGTCTGGCACAACGGTCGCATCAAGCCGTGGGCCGAGGCCAACGTCCACGTCAGCACGCACGCGCTGCATTACGGCTCCTCCGTGTTCGAGGGCGAGCGCGTGTACGCCACGCCACGCGGTCCGGCCTACTTCCGCCTGGCCGACCACACCCGTCGCCTGTTCGAGTCGGCCCGCGTCTACGAGATCGAGGTCGGCTACAGCGAGGAGGAGATCAACGCCGCCTGCCTGGAGCTGATCCGCGCCAACGCGATGCCATCGGCCTACGTGCGGCCGATCGTGTTCCGCGGCGCCGGTGGCCTGGGCGTGCTGGCGAAGGACGGCGCGCCGGTCGAGGTAGCGCTGATGGCGATGGCCTGGGGCGCGTACCTGGGCGAGGCGGCCGAACGCGGCGCCGACGTGTGCGTATCGTCGTGGCACCGCCCCGCGCCGAACACCATCCCGAGTTGGGCCAAGGCCGGCGGCAATTACCTGTCGAGCCAGCTGATCGGGTTGGAGGCGCGCCGCAACGGCTACGACGAGGGCATCGCGCTGGGCGTGAACGGCCTGCTCAGCGAAGGCGCCGGCGAAAACCTGTTCCTGGTGAAGAACGACAAGCTGCTCACGCCGCCGTCCAGCGCCGGCATCCTGGCCGGGATCACCCGCGACAGCGTGCTCGCCTTGGCCGCCGATCTCGGCATCGCGGTGGAAGAACGCGAGCTGCCGCGCGAGGCGCTGTACTCGGCCGACGAGGTGTTCATGACCGGCACCGCCGCCGAGATCACCCCGGTGCGCTCGGTCGACCGCAAGGCGATCGGCAAGGGTGCGCCGGGTCCCGTCACGCAGCAGCTGCGGCAGGCGTTCTTCGGCCTGTTCGACGGGCGTACCGAAGATCGCCGGGGTTGGCTCACACCGGTGTACAGCGAAGCCACGGCGCAGGAGGCAGCGTGA
- a CDS encoding homoserine dehydrogenase, translating into MITCAPEQVQHFPLPPPSMTRMGTARRRVLAVGVIGPGRVGSALLEQLRAAQPRLARDSALELKLCGVVASKRMWLDCDDAELNARHGGAQIWRPNDLDAFAGHVRGNDGRHALLIDCSANDEVAAHYPRWLAAGLHVVTPNKLAGSGPLPRWQAIRAACAGGARFRYEATVCAGLPVVQTLRDLLDTGDELFAVHGMFSGTLAWLCNRHDGRQPFSALVREAHALGYTEPDPRDDLSGLDVARKLVILAREAGWPLSLEDVDLEGLVPPALAALSRDDFMQRLDELDAPMAAKLAAARAEGGVLRHVAQLDRHGRASVRLQVLPAAHAFAHTRLTDNIVQFSTRRYCDNPLSVQGPGAGPEVTAAGVFTDLLRIAESLEARA; encoded by the coding sequence GTGATCACCTGTGCACCCGAGCAAGTCCAGCATTTCCCGTTGCCGCCGCCGTCGATGACCCGCATGGGCACGGCCCGGCGCCGCGTGCTGGCAGTGGGCGTGATCGGCCCCGGCCGGGTCGGCAGCGCGCTGCTGGAACAGCTGCGCGCTGCCCAGCCGCGGCTGGCCCGCGACAGCGCGCTGGAGCTGAAACTCTGCGGCGTGGTCGCCAGCAAGCGGATGTGGCTGGACTGCGACGACGCCGAACTCAATGCCCGCCACGGCGGCGCGCAGATCTGGCGGCCGAACGACCTGGACGCGTTCGCCGGGCACGTGCGCGGCAACGACGGCCGCCATGCGCTGCTGATCGACTGCAGCGCGAACGACGAAGTCGCCGCGCACTACCCGCGCTGGCTGGCCGCCGGCCTGCACGTGGTGACGCCGAACAAGCTGGCCGGCAGCGGCCCGCTGCCACGCTGGCAGGCGATCCGCGCGGCCTGCGCCGGCGGCGCGCGCTTCCGCTACGAGGCCACCGTGTGCGCCGGCCTGCCGGTGGTGCAGACGCTGCGCGACCTGCTCGACACCGGCGATGAACTGTTCGCGGTGCACGGCATGTTCTCCGGCACGCTGGCCTGGCTGTGCAACCGCCACGACGGCCGCCAGCCGTTCTCTGCGCTGGTGCGCGAGGCGCATGCGCTGGGCTATACCGAACCCGACCCGCGCGATGACCTGTCCGGGCTGGACGTCGCCCGCAAACTGGTGATCCTCGCGCGCGAGGCGGGCTGGCCGCTGTCGCTGGAAGACGTCGACCTGGAAGGTCTGGTGCCGCCCGCGCTGGCCGCGTTGTCGCGCGACGACTTCATGCAGCGGCTCGACGAACTCGACGCGCCGATGGCGGCGAAACTGGCTGCGGCGCGCGCCGAAGGCGGCGTGCTGCGCCACGTGGCGCAACTGGACCGGCACGGCCGCGCCAGCGTGCGGCTGCAGGTGCTGCCGGCCGCGCACGCATTCGCGCATACCCGGCTGACCGACAACATCGTGCAGTTCAGCACCCGCCGCTACTGCGATAATCCGCTGTCGGTGCAAGGCCCCGGCGCCGGTCCCGAGGTGACCGCCGCCGGCGTGTTCACAGACTTACTGCGCATCGCCGAGTCACTGGAGGCGCGCGCATGA
- the leuB gene encoding 3-isopropylmalate dehydrogenase, whose product MKAHIVTLPGDGVGPEVTAAAVAVLKAVAARYEHVFAFEEQLIGGAAIDACGEPLPAAALAACRRADAVLLGAVGGPKWSDPDASVRPEQGLLALRAALGVYANLRPLQVHPALANLSPLKNDRLRHVDVLFVRELTGGMYFGARTRNADAATDECKYTVAEIERVVRRAFALARDRRRHVTSVDKANVLETSRLWRSTVQRIAAEYPDVTLEHQLVDSMAMLLLTRPNRYDVVVTENLFGDILTDEAAALAGSLGLLPSASLGDGRCGVYEPIHGSAPDIAGTGVANPVGAILSAALLLRHSLGLEAEAVAVESAVEQVLRHGPHSRDIGGDAGTDEVRDAVLAAIEDHADSAAAFFCGARACG is encoded by the coding sequence ATGAAGGCCCATATCGTCACCCTGCCCGGCGATGGCGTCGGCCCCGAGGTCACCGCCGCCGCCGTGGCCGTGCTGAAAGCCGTGGCCGCGCGCTACGAACACGTGTTCGCATTCGAGGAACAGTTGATCGGCGGCGCCGCGATCGACGCCTGCGGCGAACCGCTGCCAGCCGCCGCGCTGGCCGCGTGCCGCCGCGCCGACGCGGTGCTGCTGGGCGCCGTGGGCGGACCGAAGTGGTCCGATCCAGACGCATCGGTGCGCCCCGAGCAAGGCCTGTTGGCACTGCGCGCCGCGCTCGGCGTCTACGCCAACCTGCGCCCGCTGCAAGTGCATCCGGCGCTGGCCAACCTGTCGCCGCTGAAGAACGACCGGCTCCGGCACGTCGACGTGCTGTTCGTGCGCGAACTGACCGGCGGCATGTATTTCGGCGCGCGCACCCGCAACGCCGATGCCGCCACCGACGAATGCAAATACACCGTGGCCGAGATCGAGCGCGTGGTGCGCCGCGCGTTCGCGCTGGCGCGCGACCGCCGTCGCCATGTCACCTCGGTCGACAAGGCCAACGTGCTGGAAACCTCGCGGCTGTGGCGCAGTACGGTGCAGCGCATCGCCGCCGAGTATCCCGACGTGACGCTCGAGCACCAACTGGTCGACTCGATGGCGATGCTGCTGCTGACCCGGCCCAACCGCTACGACGTGGTGGTCACCGAGAACCTGTTCGGCGACATCCTCACCGACGAAGCCGCCGCGCTGGCCGGTTCGCTCGGCCTGCTGCCGTCGGCGTCGCTGGGCGACGGCCGGTGCGGCGTGTACGAACCGATCCACGGTTCGGCGCCGGACATCGCCGGCACCGGCGTGGCCAATCCGGTCGGCGCGATCCTCTCTGCCGCGCTGCTGCTGCGCCACTCGCTGGGCCTGGAGGCCGAGGCGGTCGCGGTGGAGTCGGCGGTGGAGCAGGTGCTGCGGCATGGCCCGCACAGCCGTGATATCGGCGGCGACGCCGG
- the leuC gene encoding 3-isopropylmalate dehydratase large subunit, with protein sequence MAKTLFEKIWDAHVVAAETADTPAILYVDLHLVHEVTSPQAFSELRERGLKLRRPDRMLATLDHSTPTLPANADGSRPYANAEAQAQVAQLESNCREFGVELHGWDSAERGIVHVIGPELGATQPGMTIVCGDSHTSTHGAFGALAFGIGTTEVGHVMATQCLLQRRPKTMAIHVDGQLPAGVGAKDLILHIIGSIGVDGGTGHVLEYRGAAIEALSMDERMTVCNMSIEAGARAGLIAPDDTTFAWLKGRPRVPQGAAWEAAVTQWRALKSDDSARYDREVRIDAAAVKPTVTYGTHPGMAIAMDAPVPAATNAQERRALDYMQSQAGQPMQGTPVDVVFIGSCTNSRLSDLREVARVLHGRRVADGVRMLVVPGSEAVRRDAEREGLHQVFLAAGAEWRVPGCSMCIAMNGDLAQPGQLVVSTSNRNFEGRQGKGARTVLASPATAAASAVAGRIADPREYMTQEQAA encoded by the coding sequence ATGGCCAAGACCCTCTTTGAAAAAATCTGGGACGCGCACGTCGTCGCCGCCGAGACCGCCGACACGCCGGCGATCCTCTACGTCGACCTGCACCTGGTGCACGAGGTCACCTCGCCGCAGGCCTTCAGCGAACTGCGCGAGCGCGGGCTGAAGCTGCGCCGGCCGGATCGCATGCTGGCCACGCTGGACCATTCCACGCCAACCCTGCCGGCGAACGCCGACGGCAGCCGTCCGTATGCAAACGCCGAGGCGCAGGCGCAGGTGGCGCAGCTGGAAAGCAACTGCCGCGAGTTCGGCGTCGAGCTGCACGGCTGGGACAGTGCCGAGCGCGGCATCGTGCATGTGATCGGCCCCGAGCTGGGCGCGACGCAACCGGGCATGACCATCGTCTGCGGCGACAGCCACACCTCCACGCATGGTGCCTTTGGAGCCTTGGCATTCGGCATCGGCACCACCGAGGTCGGCCACGTGATGGCCACGCAATGCCTGCTGCAGCGCAGGCCGAAGACCATGGCAATCCATGTGGACGGCCAATTGCCTGCCGGCGTGGGCGCGAAGGACCTGATCCTGCACATCATCGGCAGCATCGGCGTCGACGGTGGCACCGGCCACGTGCTGGAGTACCGCGGCGCGGCGATCGAGGCGCTGTCGATGGACGAACGCATGACCGTGTGCAACATGTCGATCGAGGCCGGCGCGCGTGCCGGGCTGATCGCGCCGGACGACACCACGTTCGCCTGGCTGAAAGGTCGTCCGCGCGTGCCGCAGGGCGCGGCGTGGGAGGCAGCCGTCACGCAATGGCGTGCGCTGAAGAGCGACGACAGCGCGCGTTACGACCGCGAAGTGCGCATCGATGCCGCGGCGGTGAAGCCCACCGTCACCTACGGCACGCATCCGGGCATGGCGATCGCGATGGACGCGCCGGTACCGGCGGCGACCAATGCGCAGGAGCGCCGTGCACTGGACTACATGCAGAGCCAGGCCGGCCAGCCGATGCAGGGCACGCCGGTGGACGTGGTGTTCATCGGCAGCTGCACCAACTCGCGCCTGTCCGACCTGCGCGAAGTGGCGCGCGTGCTGCACGGTCGACGCGTCGCCGACGGCGTGCGCATGCTGGTGGTGCCCGGCTCCGAGGCGGTGCGCCGCGACGCCGAGCGCGAAGGCCTGCACCAGGTGTTCCTTGCCGCCGGCGCCGAGTGGCGCGTACCCGGCTGCTCGATGTGCATCGCGATGAACGGCGACCTGGCCCAGCCGGGCCAGCTGGTCGTGTCCACCTCCAACCGCAACTTCGAAGGCCGCCAGGGCAAGGGCGCGCGCACCGTGCTGGCCAGCCCGGCCACCGCCGCGGCGAGCGCGGTGGCCGGGCGCATCGCCGATCCGCGCGAGTACATGACGCAGGAGCAAGCCGCATGA
- a CDS encoding 2-isopropylmalate synthase, whose protein sequence is MMKTPGQQNAPASDNDVVAGRVRIFDTTLRDGEQAPGFSMDRRAKLRMAQQLEALGVDVLEAGFPQASPDDFAAVAQIAGALKTTTVCALARCQDGDIDSAARALQAARHSRIHLFLSTSPLHREHKLGMSKAQVLETAVRAIERARGLCHEVEFSAEDALRTEPDFLAKVFSAAVAAGASTLNAPDTVGYTTPTEIVELFEYLRRHVLGAERVVFSSHCHDDLGMAVANSLAAVSAGARQVECTINGIGERAGNAALEEVVMALKVRAPHFGVDTRIDTRQLYPTSRLLTELTGQAVPRNKAIVGANAFAHESGIHQHGMLKHRGTYEIMRPQDVGIAETRLVMGKHSGRAALRQRLQALGHTPDDAALDDIFSRFKTLADHGRELHDEDLEALALGRDPHAAGPWHLVQLHASSHFGGSASASVKLAHDDGREVGEAAIGDGPVDAVLRAIERATGTPLALTRFQIDALGEGADAQGHAQLSARHAERDWRGHGSSTDIVEATALAALVIVNRIERQAPVTAGTATHAKGVTA, encoded by the coding sequence ATGATGAAAACCCCCGGCCAGCAGAACGCACCCGCCAGCGACAACGACGTAGTCGCCGGACGCGTGCGGATCTTCGACACCACCCTGCGCGACGGCGAGCAGGCGCCCGGTTTCTCGATGGACCGGCGCGCCAAGCTGCGCATGGCGCAGCAGCTCGAAGCGCTCGGCGTGGACGTGCTCGAAGCGGGTTTTCCGCAGGCCTCGCCGGACGATTTTGCTGCGGTCGCGCAAATCGCCGGGGCGCTGAAAACCACCACGGTCTGCGCGCTGGCACGCTGCCAGGACGGCGACATCGACAGTGCCGCCCGTGCGCTGCAGGCGGCCCGCCATTCGCGCATCCACCTGTTCCTGTCGACCAGCCCGCTGCATCGCGAGCACAAGCTGGGCATGAGCAAGGCGCAGGTACTGGAGACGGCGGTGCGCGCGATCGAGCGCGCCCGCGGGCTGTGCCACGAGGTGGAATTTTCCGCCGAGGACGCGCTGCGCACCGAACCCGACTTTCTCGCCAAGGTGTTCAGCGCCGCGGTCGCCGCCGGCGCCAGCACGCTCAACGCGCCGGACACGGTGGGCTACACCACGCCAACCGAGATCGTCGAACTGTTCGAGTACCTGCGCCGCCACGTCTTGGGCGCGGAGCGGGTGGTGTTCTCCAGCCACTGCCATGACGACCTCGGCATGGCAGTGGCGAACAGCCTCGCCGCGGTGAGCGCCGGCGCACGCCAGGTGGAGTGCACCATCAACGGCATCGGCGAGCGAGCCGGCAACGCCGCGCTGGAGGAGGTGGTGATGGCGCTGAAGGTGCGCGCGCCGCACTTCGGCGTGGATACCCGCATCGACACGCGCCAGCTGTATCCCACCTCGCGCCTGCTGACCGAGCTGACCGGCCAGGCGGTGCCGCGCAACAAGGCGATCGTCGGCGCCAACGCGTTTGCGCACGAGTCGGGCATCCACCAGCACGGCATGCTCAAGCACCGCGGCACCTACGAGATCATGCGGCCACAGGACGTCGGCATCGCCGAAACCCGCCTGGTGATGGGCAAGCACTCCGGCCGTGCCGCGCTGCGCCAGCGCCTGCAGGCACTGGGCCACACGCCAGACGACGCTGCGCTGGACGACATCTTCAGCCGCTTCAAGACGCTGGCCGACCACGGCCGCGAGCTGCACGACGAAGACCTGGAAGCGTTGGCACTGGGCCGCGATCCGCACGCTGCCGGCCCATGGCATCTGGTGCAGCTGCACGCCAGCTCGCACTTCGGTGGCAGCGCCTCGGCCTCGGTGAAGCTGGCCCACGACGACGGCCGCGAGGTCGGCGAAGCGGCGATCGGCGACGGCCCGGTGGACGCGGTGCTGCGCGCGATCGAGCGCGCCACCGGCACGCCGCTGGCGCTCACCCGCTTCCAGATTGACGCGCTCGGCGAAGGCGCCGACGCCCAGGGCCACGCGCAACTGAGCGCCCGCCATGCCGAGCGCGACTGGCGCGGCCACGGCAGCAGCACCGACATCGTCGAGGCCACCGCGTTGGCCGCGCTGGTCATCGTCAACCGGATCGAACGACAGGCGCCGGTCACCGCCGGCACCGCCACGCACGCCAAGGGAGTCACCGCATGA
- the leuD gene encoding 3-isopropylmalate dehydratase small subunit, translated as MKPVTHLHSRTAVLADENIDTDRIIPARFLTTTTRDGLGKLCFHDWRYQADGSDNPAFPLNRPEAHGCAILVAGKNFGCGSSREHAPWALLDYGIQAVLCSEIADIFRGNALKNGLLAIQLDELEHRWLLRHPGIELAIDVRGQFIALPDGGRIPFVLEPFARHCLLHGVDQLGYLLQNEKLITHYEQQEQAA; from the coding sequence ATGAAACCCGTCACCCATCTCCACTCGCGCACCGCCGTGCTGGCCGACGAGAACATCGACACCGACCGCATCATCCCGGCGCGCTTCCTCACCACCACCACCCGCGACGGATTGGGCAAGTTGTGCTTCCACGACTGGCGCTACCAGGCCGACGGCAGCGATAACCCCGCCTTCCCGCTGAACCGGCCGGAAGCGCACGGCTGCGCGATCCTGGTCGCCGGGAAAAACTTCGGCTGCGGCTCCTCGCGCGAGCACGCGCCGTGGGCGCTGCTGGACTACGGCATCCAGGCGGTGCTGTGCAGCGAGATTGCGGACATCTTTCGCGGCAACGCGCTGAAGAACGGCCTGCTGGCGATCCAGCTCGACGAGCTGGAACACCGCTGGCTGCTCAGGCACCCCGGCATCGAGCTGGCGATCGACGTGCGCGGCCAGTTCATCGCACTGCCCGACGGCGGCCGCATCCCGTTCGTGCTGGAACCGTTCGCCCGGCACTGCCTGCTCCACGGCGTCGACCAGCTCGGCTACCTCTTGCAAAACGAGAAGTTGATCACCCATTACGAACAACAGGAGCAAGCGGCATGA
- a CDS encoding homoserine kinase, with translation MNSFLLEPAMAPPRRANPPQVACAFAPASVGNVGVGFDLLGHSVAGAGDRAEVRRIDEPLVRIAAIRGCVTELPTDPRANTAGTALLSLREALGLPYGFELTLHKGIALGSGMGGSAASCVAALVAANALLEKPLPREALYAFALDGEAVASGSRHGDNLGSMLLGGLVLATHDRLLRIDVPAAWHCALVHPHVVLETRRARAALAGHYALGEFVAQSSNLALVLAGCWRGDAALVREGLKDVLVEPRRAPLIPNFARVKQAALDHHAFGASISGAGPSVFGWYDNRADAETASVAMQAAFAEAGLDSDAWVSPINGPAAALIDAIEATA, from the coding sequence ATGAACTCCTTCTTGCTGGAACCCGCCATGGCCCCACCGCGTCGCGCCAACCCTCCGCAAGTCGCCTGCGCCTTTGCGCCCGCCAGCGTCGGCAACGTGGGCGTCGGCTTCGACCTGCTCGGCCACAGCGTGGCCGGCGCCGGCGACCGCGCCGAGGTGCGCCGCATCGACGAGCCGCTGGTGCGCATCGCCGCGATCCGCGGCTGCGTCACCGAACTGCCCACCGACCCACGCGCGAATACCGCCGGCACCGCGCTGCTCTCGCTGCGCGAGGCGCTCGGCCTGCCGTACGGTTTCGAGCTGACCCTGCACAAGGGCATCGCGCTGGGTTCGGGCATGGGCGGCTCCGCCGCCTCCTGCGTGGCCGCGCTGGTGGCCGCCAACGCGCTGCTGGAAAAGCCGCTGCCACGCGAGGCGCTGTACGCGTTCGCGCTGGACGGCGAGGCGGTGGCCAGCGGCAGCCGCCACGGCGACAACCTCGGCTCGATGCTGCTCGGCGGCCTGGTGCTGGCCACCCACGACCGCCTGCTGCGCATCGACGTGCCGGCCGCGTGGCATTGCGCGCTGGTGCATCCGCACGTGGTGCTGGAGACGCGCCGGGCGCGCGCGGCGCTGGCCGGGCACTACGCGCTGGGCGAGTTCGTGGCGCAGAGTTCGAATCTCGCCCTGGTGCTGGCCGGCTGCTGGCGCGGCGACGCGGCGCTGGTGCGCGAAGGCCTCAAGGACGTGCTGGTGGAACCGCGCCGCGCTCCGCTGATCCCGAACTTCGCACGGGTGAAGCAGGCCGCGCTCGATCACCACGCATTCGGTGCCAGCATCTCCGGCGCCGGCCCCAGCGTGTTCGGCTGGTACGACAACCGCGCCGACGCCGAAACAGCCAGCGTGGCGATGCAGGCCGCGTTCGCCGAGGCCGGTCTGGACAGCGATGCCTGGGTGTCGCCGATCAACGGACCAGCTGCCGCCTTGATCGACGCGATCGAGGCCACCGCATGA
- the thrC gene encoding threonine synthase: MSATEPLRYHSTRGAAPAVPVSQAIAAGLAPDGGLYVPESLPRLDPAAFDPHGTLADTAATLLAPFFAGDALAAELPAICAEALTFDTPLHALPAHPHAMMLELFHGPTSAFKDVGARFLAACLRRLPRRDARPLTILVATSGDTGAAVAAAFHHQPDVSVVILYPDGLVSPRQAHQLGCFGDNVTALRVAGRFDDCQRMVKAALNDAELQADVPLSSANSISLGRLLPQMSYFAHAALGWWREHGTPLNFIVPTGNLGNALACLWVRELGLPVGEVQLACNANATLPDYFAGADYQPREAVATLANAMDVGAPSNFERLRWTFPDETRLRQLLHAHSVDDATIRATVLRHAREHGEVVCPHTATALALLDREHPSESRAQVVVATAHPAKFETVLEPLLGHPLAVPPTLAALLERPAQAEAMAARDAALKQWLREHAGAPPTSPS, from the coding sequence ATGAGCGCCACCGAACCCTTGCGCTATCACAGCACCCGCGGCGCCGCCCCGGCCGTGCCAGTCAGCCAGGCGATCGCCGCCGGGCTGGCGCCGGACGGCGGCCTTTATGTGCCCGAGTCCCTGCCGCGACTCGATCCGGCCGCGTTCGATCCGCACGGCACGCTGGCCGACACCGCCGCCACCCTGCTGGCGCCGTTCTTCGCCGGCGATGCGCTGGCCGCTGAGCTGCCGGCGATCTGCGCCGAGGCGCTCACCTTCGACACGCCGCTGCACGCCCTGCCGGCACATCCGCACGCCATGATGCTGGAGCTGTTCCACGGCCCCACTTCGGCCTTCAAGGATGTCGGCGCGCGCTTCCTCGCCGCCTGCCTGCGCCGGCTGCCGCGCCGCGATGCACGGCCGCTGACGATCCTGGTCGCCACCTCGGGCGACACCGGCGCCGCGGTGGCCGCCGCGTTCCATCACCAGCCAGATGTGAGCGTGGTGATCCTGTATCCGGACGGCCTGGTCTCGCCGCGCCAGGCGCACCAACTCGGCTGCTTTGGCGACAACGTGACCGCGCTGCGCGTGGCCGGCCGCTTCGACGACTGCCAGCGCATGGTCAAGGCCGCGCTCAACGACGCGGAGCTGCAGGCGGATGTGCCGCTGTCTTCGGCCAACAGCATCAGCCTGGGCCGCCTGCTGCCGCAGATGAGCTATTTCGCGCACGCCGCGCTGGGCTGGTGGCGCGAACACGGCACGCCGCTGAACTTCATCGTGCCCACCGGCAACCTGGGCAACGCGCTGGCCTGCCTGTGGGTGCGCGAACTGGGCCTGCCGGTCGGCGAAGTGCAGCTGGCCTGCAATGCGAACGCCACCCTGCCTGACTATTTCGCCGGCGCCGATTACCAGCCACGCGAAGCCGTCGCCACCCTCGCCAACGCGATGGACGTGGGCGCACCCAGCAACTTCGAACGGCTGCGCTGGACCTTCCCCGATGAAACCAGGCTGCGCCAACTGCTGCACGCACACAGCGTGGACGATGCCACCATCCGCGCCACCGTGCTCCGGCATGCCCGCGAGCATGGTGAGGTCGTCTGCCCGCACACGGCCACCGCACTCGCCCTGCTCGACCGCGAGCACCCGAGTGAAAGTCGTGCCCAGGTAGTGGTCGCCACCGCTCATCCGGCCAAGTTCGAAACCGTGCTGGAACCCCTGCTCGGCCATCCGCTGGCGGTACCGCCAACCCTGGCAGCCTTGCTCGAACGACCGGCGCAGGCGGAAGCCATGGCAGCACGCGACGCGGCACTGAAGCAGTGGCTGCGGGAACATGCAGGGGCACCCCCGACCAGCCCTTCCTGA